TAGAGTCCCAGGTTTgttatagtattgagaacaagtTTACGATACAAGATGGGGTTCTAAAATTCCCATTTTACACTAGTAAGATCTGCTGTGCTGGTGGCCTTGATAGTTGCTGCATTAGGTCCACAAGAAATGACATTATCTAGATATAACTCTGCTGCCATCTGCTAAAATCCCTAATTAGTAACACAAGTTGCAGTTCTATCTTGTTGCGCTTCGActttggcttgagatttatgtaCCAATGAATATTCTGCACTGCAAAAACAAGATTTACTTTTTTGGATTTTAGAACTTGCTTTCCTGAATACATTGTTGCACCTACTCTTTTGAATATCCCAGAGTTGTAGCAGCCTTTTAAATATTGTTTATTCTCTGCttcctttgtttttgtttttgttttgataggGTTACTTGAATGAAACCATGAGAATATCCAACCTCGAACAATAACAAACTGTTGTGTCGTGGTCTTATCTGTAAATCAGTAGCAAACTCAATAGCTCGAGCCTACACTTAACCAACTAATAGGGTTTGATTCTCGAACTCTGTAAGACACATAGGACATAGTTTGGTCTCTGTTTAGATTTGTTTTGCAAAGTTTCCTCTTACCGGAAGAACATCATCTATACACAAAGATTCCCCATTTTGTGTTGGTCTCTACCGGATTTTTCTTCACACTTCACAGTATATTCCAGTAATCATTAGATTAGTTGATGAGGTCTACCACAGTTCTGTATTGATATCAACGTATTCTGAGGTTCGGGTCTATCTGAAATTCAAATATTTTTCCATATGTCAGCtttcttttcatttgtttttctcgCTATACTGTTGCTTCACTACCCGAAGCCCTATTGTTCAAACAAAAACTAGCTTAACCACGTACCACCGCATACTTTTTGCATGATTCGTTCAATTAATTTGCCATGTGTTTTCTGGTGTAccctataaataaaaaaaaattccttcttgTGCAGCATGTTCCTTGCGGCTTTGCCAAGGAACATCCACGGAAGAAGGCCAAAGCTATCATGGTTCGAAATTCAGAGGATAAAGTGTGGACCTTTGGCTACTTTATAAGAGGTAATGTAACACATATCCTCTGGTTGGACTTCTCTTAGACGAGATTTAGGTCGGACAGAAGGCGATATTTGTGTTTTTGAGCTGCTTAAAGAAAAGGATATAGAAATGAGAGTTTCTGTTTTAAGGGAGATAGACAATCTGCTCACCAGGATTTGATCGGGGTTCAAAAGTGCATCTGACTGCATATGAGTGCATTTGATCAAAACTATCTAAACTCTTAGTGATGGCTGTAACTTCTGACTATACTCATAGCTTTGTCATATTTTTACTGCCTTTACTTAAGGTGAATTTACTTCTACTTTGCTCTAGTTCTCTATGGTCTTTCATCTCAATCACCTCGTGTCTGGACTAATTCCTAAATCTAGTAACCTGTTTGATTTAGTCCTATCCTTGATTTAATTCATTTTATCCTTTCCCTTGCAGTGTGTTTTTATATTCTGTCCTGAATTTAGTTCTCCTGAATATTTTGTGTGATTTTTCTCAAGTCTGTTCTTTCTTTGTGCTAATTTCTCTGTTTCTCTAGGCCCATCACACTGGTTTCTATTTGGGCCCTGGTCACGGTTTAGGTCTTTCTTCCGTTGGACATTCCAAATATGAAAATATTAGTTTTGAATGTCCAGGTCATTGGACCCCTGTTACTCGTGATCCCTTAAATTACCTGCGACAATACCACAAACTAGATATTGTAATCTTGTACGACATCTGGTAGCCCAAATTCACAAGAGGTTCTCACATATATATATGCCAACCAACAGAAAATTTGCCTCCACTAAAATGGTCAATCTGTACATAAGTACCAATGAGAACCTAACACCAGCAAAAAAATCTAGGAACTCCTCTCTTCTATATAAAAACAGGAAGGAGAATTTCGAACCACTTCTCCAAAAATATTATAATACTTTACAAGGTTGGAAATCAAAGTTGTTATGTTAGGGAGGCATTCTTCGAGCTTATCCAACATATCAGATGCAAATGTTGGATAAATTAGataaaattcagaaaaaaaattggTGGAAAAAAGATAAGTCTTTTCATTTTCTTACCTTGGCATCCTTTGCCTGAGACCCTCACCAAAATGATTGAATGCAATGGTTACTTGCATTACCTTGTCTCTGGTATACGAGTCGTCATGACCCAGCAGCATCACCTATTGACATTTGAAATATTGGTTGGTTAACTAACAGAATGGATGATATAAAACAAATTCCGTTTAGTTGTGTTATTTACCTCATTGTGGTGAGTGAAGTAATTGTTAGAGATAGTGATGGCAGTGGAAGCCATGATAGCATCAATAAGACCATCAGCACAGTTGGAGAGTGAGTTGTGATCAACCCAGATATGGCTAGATCCAGAAATGGAGATACCATCACCATCAGACAATGATCTATATTCGTAGTGAGACGGGGAGTCTAGAACCAAAGCATTACCAGTGGGTTTACAGTCGTGGATGTGGATTCCATGAATGATAACATTGGTTATGTACTGAATAGTGATGCAAGCTCCATTTGCGATATGAACATTGACACCACGGCCATCAATGGTCTTGAAACTATTCATGATAAGCTCTTGTTTGAGAGTGATGACCATGTCACGCTTGAACACAATCCAAAGTGGTTTGTCCTGAATGACTGCATGACGCAGGGTTCCTGGTTTGGGATTCACAGCGTCGTGATCACTTGGGTCAGTGACGACATAGTAATCTCCATCTCGACCACCAAGAGCTTTACGCCCAAAACCGATACCACAGTCTGCAAGACGCTTCCTGTTTTTGTGCCAGTCTTTGTCACAGCGCCAGCAATCATCAATTGGATTGCCACTTCCACATGAGAAATACCCGCCCAGGTTCCTCCTTTCAGTACTATTACGTATAGTCCTGTTCATTCAGAATCAATTAATTCAGGTTATCATCCAAATGGCTTAAATTTTAAGTCAAAGGCTACAAAGTAGTCAAAATTCGCTCTCTAAATTTTAAGTCAAAATTTTAGTTGGGTCAACTCGAGTAACTGCAGAGGTCAAGTTTTTCTTACTGTTCTTCAACCTTCACATAATCAAAGTTCACTTTTCATGTCACGTTGATCGCAGTAAATGTAGAGGCGGTGTGGGGTGAAATTAAGTGTCGGTGAGGTACTACCCCTATCTATCTACCTAAGAAGTTGGCAAGAAGTGTTTAATTTGAAGGGAGGAAACAAAATAAATGCTAGgggtaaaagaaagaaaaagtacaTTAAATGAAATAGGTTAGATATAAATGCTAgggattgcttttttttttttaagcagtaGAGGGCTTAATGGCTGGTCAATATTTTGTCGGTATGGTCAACTTACATAATAGAATAATTTATCTTTAAAGTTCCGAATCAGAGAAAGATAATATAAAAAATTAATCGATTCTAAAACGTTTTAGAGCTAACACTCCCTCGATTTGTTGCAATTTAAGATTAACTTAGAAAAGTAACAATGTGATCATTTAAGTGGACGACTTTACGAAGAAGAGCAGCAACCTGTTTATACACAATCTGAGTGAGAAAAGACAAAGGAATTGAGTTGATATCCGATTATGGAATGGAACCCATGTCAAACGTAATTACTACTAAGCTGGGAATCACGGACATTGACACAGGACACGGACACGACATGGACACAGATACTGGCAAAAATCCAAAATCATCATGATACGGACACGTCTATAAATATATCAATAAAATGGttcttatatattgcaaatacATGGAAAAAACTTAATTTTATGCTGTTAGTTTAGCTCACACGTAGAAAAATTAATTATTATAGTGATTTTTTGACATAATAGGTTACCAAACTACTAAAATGGAGAATACATTTCTGGACGTGTGTCGACACTGGGGACATGGGGAACCACGTGCTCTTGTGTTCAGAGTCTGGAGTCTATCACATGCACTCTCACTATTACGTACAAGACAATAAACGAGCAACCCCTGTTTCTATGAAAGCCACCACCTTTTCAGAATAATGCATCCTAAGTTCCTAACCATTAACTTGCTGCAGTGCAGAACTCCAGTCCTACTCCCAAAAGTACTTTATCTTTTTTCTGGTGACTATTAGTTTCATAAACCATGTTTCTTATTCTTCAGATGATTTGTAACTAAACAGTCAAGTTGATGACCATTAGGCACTATAAAGTACTACAAAAGTGTGGTGCCTCCATTGTTTAGTTTGTTTCTTTTACGTTTTAAACGATTGTCAAGCAGGGATCATCATTAAAAGTAAAGGTAACAATCCACCATGTGATCATATTAGCCAAATTTGGTTTTTGTGATTTTTTAGAAAAGGGATACACTTACGTAGCTACTTGGGAAGCAACTTCATCAGGATCAGCTACTGCATGTTCATGGGTCCACTCCTCCTCTGGCCTgaaaaaatttaataaaattcGCAAGATAAGAACACGGTTTAACTTTTAATTGTTTATAGATTTttttatgaaaacaaaagatgaaTCAAACCCATGTTTCTTTTCCTGATGGATTGTTTCAGGTGAGCGTTTGGCATTTTCTATACCTGACAAATTTTCCTAGTATAtggatcaaaaacaaaaacagggtTTTGGTTTTTGTTACAGAAACAATCAAGACTCGACGGAGATTCGTACACTGCACAAGACTGTACAAAACGGAGTAAATTAAGTGAATGAACGTCTAAAAAGAATTTGTTTGCAGAgacaaaaatgataaagaaaacCTTAAACTGTTTAAATCCCCGCATTAATAAGATTTTGGAGGTACAAACATCTATTCTCTACGGCCATAAGGAAGGTGAGATTTCGGAAGGACGATTTTGTGAGCGAAAAGTTAATGCTGTTCTTCTAGGAATTTTTTCGGATCAAGCCGTAACATCAATGGACGTTTTGGATCTGTCGATTCTTATTAGAAGAACAGTTTAATCTAGTAACTCTACCTTAAATCCGCCATTGTTGTTGTGTTTATTGTGGAGCTCTGTAATTGCTTTGTTTGTTGTTGAATCCTTAACAGAAACAAAAACGTAGAAATAAATCAGTACAAAAACATGAGCAAATAACCAAAATCTCACAAAAACAGAGCTTCCATTTTCACACTCTGAGCAAAAACCTCTGCTATTGGAGTAAATTAAAGTTACATGTAGAGAGGAAAAGCAGTTGTTCTTCTTCTGCATTTACTCACTCTTTTTTgtgtagaaaaagaaaaacagaattaTACCTCAAATCAGAGTTCTCCTTTTTCTCTTGATCAGCCATTATCAGTATAACAAACAGTAATAGAGTAACCAGACATAAGCTTAAACACCTCAAAGAAACCGCCATTGTTTATAATCTTAGGGGAGGGTTTCAATTCGGTTTCTTTggatgttgaagaagaaagagagtGGGGAGTAAGAGAAAAACTTGTTTGGAACTTATATCTTTGTCGATTCCGAATTTATCAAccctttttctccttttcttttttaaCCTTGGTTAGTTGGGTTAACTTTACTGGATACAAAGGATTTTACTTGTTACTTTTTTACTTTTGTTGACAATTCTACTGCATCCGGAGAGAGTGACAGAGAAGGTAAttttgtttggttttgtttttccgaaatgggtcatttgtttaaatatttttaaaacatagttCAAATGGAAGAGTAAAAATTAgtacgggtgaaatggacaaatttttttttagcaaagatgaaactggattcatcttggcttaaacttaaaatatagcgaggatgaaactggatgcatcctgtgtaaattaaaaaataagaaagtatttgaaaattggcaggatgaaattgtttacatcctggctatttttatatttttccatttaaacagtatcaaaatctaagtgtctttttcacccaagaattattgattttggtctttttaaccaattttgtgttgtttttctGTATAGCAGAATGTTAATTACATTTTACTTACACATTCAGTCACCAGAGAATCATTCCCGCCGGATGATTGTGCTTGATCTATATTGTGCAAGTTAAAAATTTGATGAAAAGCTTTATAAAAAAATTGCAAACACATACAGAAAATGATAACTGGACACTGAGTGTTTGATGAAAGGCTTCAAAGAAACATGTTTCTGTTCATCATCATGTGTTTATTCACATAATTTTACTTGTTTTCTTGTATCATTATTATCATTTTCTTGCTTATATTCTTATTAAACTTCACTGATACCGACACTGGTTTGGATGATTTCTTGCAGTTGTTATTGTTATTCATGATTTTGAGGCAAGTTACTTCGGAAGATATCAGCGGTTACATCAAGGGTTATCAATGTTATAGCTCAAAGTTGGATTGGAACAAGCTTAGGCCAGTGATACTTAGAAGAATAGAAAGAGGGCTAAAGACTATCCAGTCAAGAGTATGATTCATGTTAACAGAGCACGCCACATTACCCTATCAAGGCCTGTAAGTAAGTCATAAACTAGTTGACGAATAAATTCTGGTTAATATGCTTTTTATTTTACATTATTTATCAGAAGATTAATGTACCCTAATACTTTGAGGCACTAGAAATAGGTTTATAGTGTTGTTGTGTTCTTTCATGTTGAATATTTAAGATAAAAGTAGCCGAAAAACAACTAAACCCAGACGTTATCTTGAATAAACTTGGGGGTTCGCTCTAGCAGCGCAGTTCTGAATTCATCATTTTATTTATACCATCAACACCTGATTACACCATAGTCTGGACTAGGGATGAACTTGCCGGATGCAGATTTGCTTATCCTATTGTTTTTGCTCTTCATTTGATCAAAACAAAAGTGTGCTGGAAAAGTATTCTGAACCTTATTTGTTTTTTTCACTAGCATTTGCAAGTTGTTTAACGAAAGTGTATTTGTTGCCATTGCTCCGACATATAGAATCTTCGATTAAAGACTGCTGCCAATtgattgaaaaataaataaatgaagtgaATATAACATGTTCTGCTGAGCACAATACTGGCATCATCTCCTACTACTTGTACAATTTGTTCATCATTTTGGTAGAATCTACAGCGTCAAATTTCAACAGCTGAAGTAGAATTTTCAACGGCTTCAATTGATTGCGTTGGATACTATCATACTAGGAAAATTGATACTCGTTGTACGATAATACAAGGATGGTGTTGCAAAGTACACAAGTAGTTGTACCCATTAAATTTATGGTAGGTTGGTAGCATTTACTGAACATAGCTTATTAAGTGGCACTGACACTGTTAGCGCTACTCTCAGTAGTTtcactttttcttctttatcttcttcttcttctcctctcattCTCCTTTGAAATTTGACTGGAGACCGATAAACAAGAATATGGGTGCCCCGCAAAATTACAGTAGACCCTCATTTTTCAAGGTGATGATAGGAGATTTTGGAAAAAGGCTTGTAAGTTGCTCatctattttcattttttttttctgattattaatttttttttaaatgtgtttgtttcatttttatttatttactatTTAATGAAATATaaacctaaaagaaaaaaaaaagtaaaagaagtGAAACACTGTTCTGATCTCTCATTATTTATTAAGGAAAATTTATTTCTTTGAAGATGGTGAGGGTTAGACGAAGAATGATTTACTTGAACAGTTGTGTTAATTGTTGATTAAATACCTGAATTCGTGTATGTTTATGACTCAACTATGCAGAAGGTGCCTAAATTTCATCAGGAACTTTAACGGGATGATACCCTATGATTCGATACTTCGAAGTCCATCAGGATGTTGGAATGTGAAGGTTAGAGAAGAAAAAGATGGTGGTTTGTCTTTCTGGAAAGGGTGGCCTGATTTTGCTGAAGCACATTGTTTACAGGCGGGGGATTTTGTTACTATGAAGTATATTGGCAATTCACAGTTTGTTGTTACGTTGTATGGTAATAATGGATGCGAAAAGGTATCGTCTCCTACGGGCAGCAATGGCGTAAAATCGATTCCCTCAAGGAAGAGGAAAGAATGTGGAGAAACAAGTAAGAGGCAATTCACTAATTCTGGTTCCGGGTTTGATCAGCATAAGTATCATGCAGGCGATACTGGAGGAGATTCGCTTAGTTCTGGCAAAAAGAAATGTGAGTTATTATTGCAATATAGTATATGCATATTCGTCTCGCTGTAACTGTTTATAGGCTCAGGTGATTAGCATAATCCTATCTAACTATGTTTCCTATGTGTATTGTGTAGGTGAGTTGTTTAAATGCGATGCACGAAAGAGAAAAGCAACTGTCATTGAGGGAAGGACAGGGGCTAATCAAACAGAGTGTTCGCTCGCGTAAAGGGAAAccgtgttttatttttttttggacagaGAATAAGAAATATCAAATGGTGAGATTTCTTGTATCATTTTTCTGATGCTGCAACTAACTGAATGACAATGTTGTTCATCATGGTGTTAATGTAATTTCTTATAGTTAGTAATCTATGAATTCTACTGCAATCGAGTTTTATTGTATATATGATGGTTTGTCTCCTGCAGGAGATTCCTAAAAAGGTAGTAAGAAAAATAGGAAGGACACTGTCAGATATTGTTGCTCTGAAAAGCGCTAATGGTAGACTTTGGAATGTGGAATTGAAGAGATCTGGAGGCAAGGTTTGGTTTTACAAAGGTTGGAAGGAATTCAGGAATATCACTCTTTAAAGGATGGTTATGTTTTGGGAATCATTTACAATGGGAATTCACAATTCTGTGTGCGTATTACCAATTTTATATATGGTTCTGAAAAGCAAGGAGATCCTAATCCTAAGAAAAGGTGCCGGTTGAGCAAAAGGGTATAAGATGACGTATATGGTTGGACTCACCTCCATCTCGAACTCATGTTGAAAGTACGACAAATGAGGAAATAGCGCAGTTGTCAGTTCCTCCTGGTCTCGATACACCCATGCAACTCAACAAAAATAAGGGTATAACGTCTTTGGTTACGGATGAAACCAGGGAAACGTGTTTAGGAAATGAAAGAACTCAACGTCTACCAGTCGTTACAGAAGAAGAGAGTAAAGACAAGTCCAATTCACCCGAGGCCTCAAAACTTTTCTATAAATTATCAAGGAGAACCGCCAATGAAGAAGTGGCTCAAGTAACCAAGTTATTTAAGCGTCAGACTCGATCTCCTTTCTTTGCAGTTTGTGTTCGAGATACCTGTCTAACTGGTGGATATCTGGTGACAGATCTTGACCTAAAAACTTCACTCTTTAATATAATCATTTTTCTCTTTTTGGTCTGGAAAAGGAATTTTATATGCTAAGCTAACAAGTATGCATAAGTTTCATACAAACATCAGGTGAATGATCCCAAGTTTTGGGATATCTACAATGCACAACATAGATAGAGTCCCAGGTTTgttatagtattgagaacaagtTTACGATACAAGATGGGGTTCTAAAATTCCCATTTTACACTAGTAAGATCTGCTGTGCTGGTGGCCTTGATAGTTGCTGCATTAGGTCCACAAGAAATGACATTATCTAGATATAACTCTGCTGCCATCTGCTAAAATCCCTAATTAGTAACACAAGTTGCAGTTCTATCTTGTTGCGCTTCGActttggcttgagatttatgtaCCAATGAATATTCTGCACTGCAAAAACAAGATTTACTTTTTTGGATTTTAGAACTTGCTTTCCTGAATACATTGTTGCACCTACTCTTTTGAATATCCCAGAGTTGTAGCAGCCTTTTAAATATTGTTTATTCTCTGCttcctttgttttgtttttgttttgataggGTTACTTGAATGAAACCATGAGAATATCCAACCTCGAACAATAACAAACTGTTGTGTGGTCTTATCTGTAAATCAGTAGCAAACTCAATAGCTCGAGCCTACACTTAACCAACTAATAGGGTTTGATTCTCGAACTCTGTAAGACACATAGGACATAGTTTGGTCTCTGTTTAGATTTGTTTTGCAAAGTTTCCTCTTACCGGAAGAACATCATCTATACACAAAGATTCCCCATTTTGTGTTGGTCTCTACCGGATTTTTCTTCACACTTCACAGTATATTCCAGTAATCATTAGATTAGTTGATGAGGTCTACCACAGTTCTGTATTGATATCAACGTATTCTGAGGTTCGGGTCTATCTGAAATTCAAATATTTTTCCATATGTCAGCtttcttttcatttgtttttctcgCTATACTGTTGCTTCACTACCCGAAGCCCTATTGTTCAAACAAAAACTAGCTTAACCACGTACCACCGCATACTTTTTGCATGATTCGTTCAATTAATTTGCCATGTGTTTTCTGGTGTAccctataaataaaaaaaaattccttcttgTGCAGCATGTTCCTTGCGGCTTTGCCAAGGAACATCCACGGAAGAAGGCCAAAGCTATCATGGTTCGAAATTCAGAGGATAAAGTGTGGACCTTTGGCTACTTTATAAGAGGTAATGTAACACATATCCTCTGGTTGGACTTCTCTTAGACGAGATTTAGGTCGGACAGAAGGCGATATTTGTGTTTTTGAGCTGCTTAAAGAAAAGGATATAGAAATGAGAGTTTCTGTTTTAAGGGAGATAGACAATCTGCTCACCAGGATTTGATCGGGGTTCAAAAGTGCATCTGACTGCATATGAGTGCATTTGATCAAAACTATCTAAACTCTTAGTGATGGCTGTAACTTCTGACTATACTCATAGCTTTGTCATATTTTTACTGCCTTTACTTAAGGTGAATTTACTTCTACTTTGCTCTAGTTCTCTATGGTCTTTCATCTCAATCACCTCGTGTCTGGACTAATTCCTAAATCTAGTAACCTGTTTGATTTAGTCCTATCCTTGATTTAATTCATTTTATCCTTTCCCTTGCAGTGTGTTTTTATATTCTGTCCTGAATTTAGTTCTCCTGAATATTTTGTGTGATTTTTCTCAAGTCTGTTCTTTCTTTGTGCTAATTTCTCTGTTTCTCTAGGCCCATCACACTGGTTTCTATTTGGGCCCTGGTCACGGTTTAGGTCTTTCTTCCGTTGGACATTCCAAATATGAAAATATTAGTTTTGAATGTCCAGGTCATTGGACCCCTGTTACTCGTGATCCCTTAAATTACCTGCGACAATACCACAAACTAGATATTGTAATCTTGTACGACATCTGGTAGCCCAAATTCACAAGAGGTTCTCACATATATATATGCCAACCAACAGAAAATTTGCCTCCACTAAAATGGTCAATCTGTACATAAGTACCAATGAGAACCTAACACCAGCAAAAAAATCTAGGAACTCCTCTCTTCTATATAAAAACAGGAAGGAGAATTTCGAACCACTTCTCCAAAAATATTATAATACTTTACAAGGTTGGAAATCAAAGTTGTTATGTTAGGGAGGCATTCTTCGAGCTTATCCAACATATCAGATGCAAATGTTGGATAAATTAGataaaattcagaaaaaaaattggTGGAAAAAAGATAAGTCTTTTCATTTTCTTACCTTGGCATCCTTTGCCTGAGACCCTCACCAAAATGATTGAATGCAATGGTTACTTGCATTACCTTGTCTCTGGTATACGAGTCGTCATGACCCAGCAGCATCACCTATTGACATTTGAAATATTGGTTGGTTAACTAACAGAATGGATGATATAAAACAAATTCCGTTTAGTTGTGTTATTTACCTCATTGTGGTGAGTGAAGTAATTGTT
This portion of the Papaver somniferum cultivar HN1 chromosome 11, ASM357369v1, whole genome shotgun sequence genome encodes:
- the LOC113320983 gene encoding putative B3 domain-containing protein At5g66980 isoform X1 — encoded protein: MIPYDSILRSPSGCWNVKVREEKDGGLSFWKGWPDFAEAHCLQAGDFVTMKYIGNSQFVVTLYGNNGCEKVSSPTGSNGVKSIPSRKRKECGETSKRQFTNSGSGFDQHKYHAGDTGGDSLSSGKKKCELFKCDARKRKATVIEGRTGANQTECSLA
- the LOC113325377 gene encoding probable pectate lyase 8, which produces MAVSLRCLSLCLVTLLLFVILIMADQEKKENSDLRIQQQTKQLQSSTINTTTMADLRPEEEWTHEHAVADPDEVASQVATTIRNSTERRNLGGYFSCGSGNPIDDCWRCDKDWHKNRKRLADCGIGFGRKALGGRDGDYYVVTDPSDHDAVNPKPGTLRHAVIQDKPLWIVFKRDMVITLKQELIMNSFKTIDGRGVNVHIANGACITIQYITNVIIHGIHIHDCKPTGNALVLDSPSHYEYRSLSDGDGISISGSSHIWVDHNSLSNCADGLIDAIMASTAITISNNYFTHHNEVMLLGHDDSYTRDKVMQVTIAFNHFGEGLRQRMPR
- the LOC113320983 gene encoding B3 domain-containing transcription factor VRN1-like isoform X2, which codes for MQAILEEIRLVLAKRNVSCLNAMHEREKQLSLREGQGLIKQSVRSRKGKPCFIFFWTENKKYQMEIPKKVVRKIGRTLSDIVALKSANGRLWNVELKRSGGKVWFYKGWKEFRNITL